In the genome of Raphanus sativus cultivar WK10039 chromosome 4, ASM80110v3, whole genome shotgun sequence, one region contains:
- the LOC130511638 gene encoding uncharacterized protein LOC130511638 isoform X4: MQRTLSLAAAKSPSSTSPLSLRPLMAKLQSRTIQSFPALSSSSSVVRIDKAYRNVCQLQFRRESASCFKLACALPSIGSVSYAAAHWSGSSLRSFGSSYRTFPGRYFSQVPNTGNKYKIVKKKRKKHEVLASSEVEAVTFAEPVSSGIKVDLSTAASPAKNGKKVSTVKPKRQPKSKKVEDESSSTVLVLEEVSLGESLKTVPKPKHSGSGNRKSSSPKKKLAKDPTVEEPKSSALSNSKSAEGSNPTASKAKQASPVKTKRQPKSMKVDDKSSSAVQVLEEVSVEESSKSVPKAKRSGSGNRKSSSAKKDAAKTLIEEGPKSSSPSAKANKSPKQKQVPQAQPMQNRIEHRGQNASKPLFPPSGKSVIVVESITKAKVIQGYLGEMYEVLPSYGHIRDLASRSGSVRPDDDFSMVWEVPSSAWTHIKSIKVALNGAENLILASDPDREGEAIAWHIIEMLQQQGALHESMTVARVVFHEITESAIKTALQSPREIDGDLVHAYLARRALDYLIGFNISPLLWRKLPGCPSAGRVQSAALALICDRESEIDGFKPQEYWTVGIKVQGKDSSSTVSAHLTSLNSKKLNQLSISSEADAQEIEQRIRSEGFLVKGIKKSTTRRNPPTPYITSTLQQDAANKLHFSSAYTMKLAQKLYEGLQLSDGKSAGLITYMRTDGLHIADEAIKDIQSLVAERYGENFTSDGPRKYFKKVKNAQEAHEAIRPTNIRRLPSTIASLLDADSLKLYTLIWSRAMACQMEPASVVQIQVDIGNASESIIFRSSCSKVDFLGYQAVYEDPEAKAIKTKDDEKSSEREQTFETLSLMKDGDLLHIDEVELKQHHTQHPPRYSEGSLIKKLEELGIGRPSTYASIFKVLQDRKYLTIKSRVLYPEFRGRMVSAFLTNYFTEVTDYSFTADMETELDNVSGGVTEWKGLLRDYWTRFSAYCKRVESVQIQQVEKMLEKKYEDFLFSSLPDPTRTCPSCSEGTLIFKVSKFGTGYFIGCDGYPSCKFIAKTLYGEDEDEDDSPRNTCVEEPKLLGLHPNTNEKVILKCGPYGYYVQLGEDKKGHLPKRANAAHIKDVNSMTLEGALELLRYPLTLGTHPEDGQPVTLKLSKSGFTVRHRRTMATVPKNTEPSEVTLERAMKLLSGKNVRLCGRPKRIKPTVDEELEEDEVVEAM; encoded by the exons ATGCAGAGAACGCTCTCACTCGCGGCTGCTAAGTCTCCTTCTTCGACTTCACCTCTGTCTCTTCGTCCTCTCATGGCTAAG TTGCAGAGCAGGACAATTCAGAGTTTCCCGGCcttatcttcttcctcttcagtAGTTAGAATCGATAAAGCCTATAGAAATGTATGCCAGCTTCAGTTTAGAAGAGAGAGCGCAAGTTGCTTTAAGCTAGCTTGCGCACTTCCTTCGATCGGTTCCGTTAGTTATGCTGCTGCACATTGGAGCGGTTCAAGCTTGAGGTCTTTTGGAAGTAGTTACAGAACGTTTCCTGGGAGATATTTTTCTCAAGTCCCTAATACTGGGAATAAGTATAAGATCGTCAAGAAGAAGCGGAAGAAGCATGAGGTTTTGGCTTCTTCAGAAGTTGAAGCTGTGACTTTTGCTGAACCGGTTAGTAGTGGCATCAAGGTGGACTTATCAACTGCAGCTTCACCTGCTAAAAACGGTAAGAAAGTCTCTACTGTCAAACCAAAACGGCAGCCAAAGAGCAAGAAAGTCGAAGATGAATCTTCTTCAACGGTCTTGGTTTTGGAGGAGGTCTCTTTAGGAGAGAGTTTGAAGACTGTTCCCAAACCAAAACATTCTGGTTCTGGAAATCGAAAATCTTCATCTCCTAag AAGAAGTTGGCAAAAGATCCCACTGTTGAGGAGCCCAAAAGTTCTGCTCTATCAAATTCCAAGTCAGCGGAAGGAAGCAATCCCACTGCTAGCAAAGCTAAGCAAGCCTCTCCTGTCAAAACTAAACGGCAGCCAAAGAGCATGAAAGTGGATGACAAATCTTCTTCAGCAGTACAAGTTTTGGAGGAGGTCTCTGTAGAAGAGAGTTCAAAAAGCGTTCCCAAGGCAAAACGTTCTGGTTCTGGAAATCGGAAGTCTTCATCTGCTAAG AAGGATGCGGCAAAAACTCTCATTGAGGAAGGGCCCAAAAGTTCTTCTCCATCAGCAAAAGCAAACAAATCACCAAAACAGAAGCAGGTTCCTCAAGCTCAACCCATGCAAAACAGAATAGAGCATCGAGGTCAAAATGCTTCTAAACCACTTTTTCCACCAAGTGGAAAATCTGTTATTGTCGTTGAGTCAATCACGAAAGCAAAGGTTATTCAGGGTTATCTTGGTGAAATGTACGAGGTTTTGCCAAGTTATGGTCATATCAGAGACCTGGCCTCAAGGTCTGGTTCAGTGAGGCCAGATGACGATTTTAGCATGGTTTGGGAAGTTCCATCTTCCGCCTGGACTCATATTAAGAGCATAAAGGTGGCACTAAATGG AGCTGAAAATCTGATTCTTGCATCGGATCCAGATCGTGAAGGAGAGGCCATTGCCTGGCACATCATTGAGATGTTGCAGCAGCAAGGTGCTTTACATGAGAGTATGACAGTTGCAAGGGTTGTTTTTCATGAGATAACTGAGTCAGCCATAAAAACTGCACTTCAATCCCCACGAGAAATTGATGGGGACTTGGTACACGCCTATCTCGCACGGCGTGCTCTTGATTATCTAATCGGATTCAATATTTCACCACTGCTTTGGAGGAAACTTCCGGGTTGCCCGTCAGCTGGGCGAGTCCAGTCTGCTGCTTTGGCTCTTATATGTGATAGAGAAAGTGAAATTGACGGATTTAAACCTCAGGAGTACTGGACTGTGGGGATCAAAGTGCAAGGGAAAGATAGTTCATCCACCGTTTCAGCTCACTTGACCAGTTTAAACTCAAAAAAGTTAAATCAGCTTTCTATCAGCTCTGAAGCAGATGCACAGGAGATTGAGCAAAGGATCAGATCAGAAGGTTTTCTAGTGAAGGGCATTAAGAAAAGCACTACACGGAGAAATCCACCAACTCCATATATAACATCAACGCTCCAGCAGGATGCTGCTAACAAATTGCATTTTTCATCAGCATATACCATGAAG CTTGCTCAAAAACTATACGAAGGTCTCCAACTGTCTGATGGTAAATCAGCTGGTCTTATAACATACATGCGGACAGATGGTTTACAT ATAGCTGATGAAGCTATTAAAGATATACAGTCCTTGGTAGCAGAAAG GTATGGGGAGAATTTTACATCAGATGGTCCtcgtaaatattttaaaaaggttaAGAACGCTCAGGAGGCCCATGAAGCTATTAGACCTACCAATATACGTAGATTACCTT CGACGATTGCTAGTCTGCTTGATGCGGATTCTCTAAAATTATATACCTTGATATGGTCACGAGCTATGGCATGTCAGATGGAGCCTGCTTCTGTTGTGCAG ATACAAGTTGATATTGGAAATGCCTCTGAATCCATTATCTTCAGATCGTCATGCTCAAAAGTCGATTTTCTTGGATACCAGGCAGTTTACGAG GACCCTGAAGCTAAGGCAATCAAAACCAAAGACGATGAAAAGAGTAGTGAGCGGGAGCAAACTTTTGAAACTCTCAGTTTGATGAAG GATGGGGATCTGCTACACATTGATGAAGTGGAGCTCAAGCAGCACCATACTCAGCACCCACCACGCTATTCCGAAGGGTCACTG ATTAAAAAGCTGGAGGAGCTCGGCATAGGTAGACCCTCGACGTATGCAtctatatttaaagttttacaG GACAGAAAGTACCTAACAATAAAGAGCCGAGTCCTGTACCCGGAGTTCCGTGGGAGGATG GTTTCAGCTTTTCTTACCAACTACTTCACTGAGGTCACAGACTATAGTTTTACTGCTGATATGGAGACTGAG CTTGATAACGTTTCTGGTGGCGTAACTGAATGGAAAGGTCTCCTAAGAGACTACTGGACACGATTCAGCGCGTATTGTAAACGTGTTGAAAGTGTCCAAATCCAACAG GTGGAAAAGatgttggaaaaaaaatacGAGGACTTTCTGTTTTCTTCCCTTCCCGATCCTACCAGGACTTGCCCGAG TTGTTCGGAAGGCACCTTAATTTTCAAAGTTAGCAAGTTTGGTACGGGATATTTCATCGGTTGTGATGGCTACCCTTCGTGCAA ATTCATTGCCAAAACACTTTATGGagaggatgaagatgaagatgattcTCCAAGGAATACCTGCGTAGAAGAGCCCAAATTGCTGGGTCTTCATCCCAATACCAATGAGAAG GTTATTTTAAAGTGCGGCCCCTATGGGTATTATGTACAGCTTGGTGAGGACAAGAAAGGGCACTTACCAAAACGAGCAAATGCAGCCCAT ATAAAGGATGTAAACTCTATGACACTTGAAGGTGCTCTCGAGCTATTACGCTATCCTCTGACACTG GGAACCCACCCTGAAGATGGGCAGCCTGTGACCTTGAAGCTTAGTAAATCTGGATTTACGGTTCGACATCGCCGCACAATGGCTACTGTTCCAAAG AACACTGAACCAAGTGAGGTTACTTTAGAGAGAGCAATGAAACTCTTGTCTGGCAAAAATGTGAGATTGTGTGGCAGACCTAAGAGGATCAAGCCAACAGTAGATGAGGAAttagaagaagatgaagttgtGGAGGCGATGTAA